One genomic region from Pseudomonas hormoni encodes:
- a CDS encoding SRPBCC family protein — protein sequence MATASAFIDIPASAEQVWQLIGGFNSLPDWLPFIPKSELSEGGRVRSLQTADGAMVVERLEAFDNAGKTYSYSILQAPFPATDYLATIRVEAQGEGARVTWSGRFAPVGVSEEEVTALFAGIYQGGLEALRANYPT from the coding sequence ATGGCAACTGCATCAGCGTTTATCGACATCCCGGCTTCGGCCGAGCAGGTCTGGCAATTGATCGGCGGCTTCAATTCGCTGCCGGACTGGCTGCCGTTCATTCCGAAAAGCGAGCTGAGCGAAGGCGGGCGTGTGCGCAGTCTGCAAACGGCGGATGGGGCGATGGTGGTTGAGCGGCTGGAAGCGTTTGATAACGCCGGGAAGACGTACAGCTACTCGATTTTGCAGGCGCCTTTTCCGGCGACTGATTACCTGGCGACGATTCGCGTTGAAGCCCAGGGGGAGGGCGCGCGGGTGACCTGGTCGGGTCGGTTTGCACCGGTTGGTGTGAGTGAGGAGGAGGTGACGGCGCTGTTTGCCGGCATCTACCAGGGTGGACTTGAGGCCCTCCGAGCCAACTACCCGACCTGA
- a CDS encoding SDR family NAD(P)-dependent oxidoreductase: protein MKIDLTGKLAIVSGSTAGIGLGISKALAESGATVVVIGRETAKVEQALASIRQSVPGAQLRGLTADLGTAEGAEQLFAAEPRADILVNNLGIFNEVDFFDTPDSEWTRFYEVNVISGVRLSRHYVPDMVKQGWGRVIFLSSESGIAIPADMLNYGVTKSANLAVSHGLAKRLAGTGVTVNAILPGPTLTDGLEQMLKDATAESGRSVREEADAFVRKARPTSIIQRVANVEEVANLVAYIASPLSSATTGAALRVDGGVVDSMAI from the coding sequence ATGAAGATCGATCTGACTGGAAAACTTGCCATCGTCAGCGGCAGCACCGCCGGCATTGGCCTGGGCATCAGCAAGGCACTGGCCGAGTCCGGCGCCACGGTGGTGGTGATCGGCCGCGAAACCGCCAAGGTCGAGCAAGCGCTGGCAAGCATTCGCCAGAGCGTGCCGGGCGCACAGTTGCGCGGCCTGACCGCAGACCTCGGCACTGCCGAAGGCGCCGAGCAATTGTTCGCCGCCGAGCCGCGCGCCGACATCCTGGTCAACAACCTCGGGATCTTCAACGAGGTGGATTTCTTCGACACGCCGGACAGCGAGTGGACGCGTTTCTACGAGGTCAACGTGATCTCCGGTGTGCGCCTGTCACGGCATTACGTGCCGGACATGGTCAAGCAGGGCTGGGGGCGGGTGATCTTCCTGTCCTCGGAATCCGGGATCGCGATTCCGGCCGACATGCTCAACTATGGCGTGACCAAAAGCGCCAACCTCGCGGTATCCCATGGCTTGGCGAAGCGGCTGGCGGGTACTGGCGTGACGGTCAACGCGATCCTGCCCGGCCCGACGTTGACCGATGGTCTTGAGCAGATGCTCAAGGACGCAACGGCCGAATCCGGGCGCAGTGTTCGGGAAGAAGCCGACGCCTTCGTGCGCAAGGCCCGGCCGACTTCGATCATCCAGCGCGTGGCGAATGTCGAGGAAGTCGCCAACCTGGTGGCGTACATCGCTTCGCCGCTGTCGTCGGCAACAACCGGCGCAGCCCTTCGAGTCGACGGCGGTGTCGTCGACAGCATGGCAATCTGA
- a CDS encoding aldo/keto reductase produces the protein MSLKDKLPGTLGFGTAPLGNMFRAIPEEEAMATVHAAWDAGVRYFDTAPFYGSGLSEIRLGAALARYNRDDYVLSSKVGRVILDEVEDTAARDLGEKSGVFEHGRPNKIVNDYSADATLRSIEDSLERLQTDRLDIVWVHDIAQDFYGDQWLEYFNQARTGAFKVLTRLREEGVIKGWGLGVNKVEPCELTLDLTEAQPDGFLLAGRYTLLDHDRALQRLMDAALAQNVEIVVGGPYSSGILAGGAHFEYQKASPAIISKVEQIKRIAAAHGVDIKAAALQFSLANPAVAAVIPGSSRPDRIAEDVAALSAVIPAAFWQAMREAKLVSERAPLPVTGV, from the coding sequence ATGAGCTTGAAAGACAAACTGCCCGGCACGCTGGGTTTCGGCACCGCCCCCTTGGGCAACATGTTCCGCGCCATCCCGGAAGAAGAAGCGATGGCCACCGTGCACGCCGCCTGGGATGCCGGCGTGCGTTATTTCGATACCGCGCCGTTTTACGGTTCGGGTCTGTCGGAAATTCGCCTCGGCGCCGCGCTGGCCCGGTACAACCGTGATGACTACGTACTGAGCAGCAAGGTCGGTCGGGTGATTCTCGACGAGGTTGAAGACACCGCTGCCCGTGATCTGGGCGAAAAGAGCGGCGTGTTCGAACACGGCCGCCCGAACAAGATCGTCAACGACTACAGCGCCGACGCGACCCTGCGTTCCATCGAAGACAGCCTCGAGCGCCTGCAAACCGATCGCCTGGACATCGTTTGGGTGCATGACATCGCGCAGGACTTCTACGGTGATCAATGGCTGGAGTACTTCAACCAGGCCCGCACCGGCGCTTTCAAGGTGCTGACCCGTTTGCGTGAAGAAGGCGTTATCAAGGGCTGGGGCCTGGGCGTGAACAAGGTCGAGCCGTGCGAGTTGACCCTTGATCTGACCGAGGCCCAACCGGACGGTTTTCTGCTGGCGGGCCGCTACACGCTGTTGGATCACGATCGTGCCCTGCAACGTTTGATGGACGCTGCCTTGGCGCAGAACGTCGAAATCGTCGTCGGTGGCCCTTACAGCTCGGGCATTCTGGCCGGCGGCGCGCACTTCGAATACCAGAAGGCCAGCCCGGCGATCATCAGTAAAGTCGAGCAGATCAAACGCATCGCCGCCGCTCACGGTGTCGACATCAAGGCCGCTGCGTTGCAGTTCTCCCTGGCGAATCCGGCCGTCGCGGCGGTGATTCCGGGGTCCAGCCGTCCGGACCGGATTGCTGAAGATGTGGCTGCGTTGTCGGCAGTCATTCCCGCTGCGTTCTGGCAAGCGATGCGCGAAGCGAAGCTGGTGTCTGAACGCGCTCCATTGCCTGTCACAGGAGTTTGA
- a CDS encoding LysR substrate-binding domain-containing protein has translation MIDIRQLRYFVAVAEEEHVGRAAERLHISQSPLSRQIAQLEERLGLTLFERSQQRIRLTRDGQTFLAETRALLTHANRLESLGKRLGRGEEGGLCIGYIENAMHAGVLPNALRVLRVDRPKVHVALYNLSSAEQLEGLRQRSLDIALVSEPPVADDPDLLGFQVLDDPMLLALPEHHPLAHQATLSPADLADQEWIGVQHRQNCASREDFVSACIRAGFTPDIRMEATEPFTALGLVASGLGIAMIQKGLSRNAPPGVVLREVPWIAFTTPLWAAWHRINLRPLVETFRKVLTEPDDPDLVS, from the coding sequence ATGATCGACATCCGCCAATTGCGCTACTTCGTCGCCGTCGCCGAGGAAGAACACGTCGGTCGCGCCGCCGAACGCCTGCATATTTCCCAGTCGCCCCTGAGCCGGCAAATCGCCCAACTCGAGGAACGCCTGGGCCTGACCCTGTTTGAGCGCAGCCAGCAACGCATTCGCCTGACCCGCGACGGCCAGACCTTCCTCGCCGAAACCCGCGCCCTGCTGACCCACGCCAATCGCCTGGAATCCCTCGGCAAACGCCTCGGTCGCGGCGAAGAAGGCGGTTTGTGCATCGGCTACATCGAAAACGCCATGCACGCCGGCGTGTTGCCGAATGCCCTGCGAGTACTTCGCGTGGACCGGCCGAAGGTGCACGTCGCGCTGTACAACCTCAGCTCCGCCGAACAACTCGAAGGCCTGCGACAGCGTAGTCTCGATATCGCACTGGTCAGCGAACCGCCCGTCGCCGACGATCCGGACTTGCTGGGTTTTCAGGTGCTCGACGACCCGATGCTGCTGGCACTGCCCGAGCACCATCCTCTCGCCCACCAAGCGACATTGAGCCCTGCAGACCTGGCCGACCAGGAATGGATCGGCGTGCAACACCGACAGAACTGCGCCAGCCGCGAAGACTTCGTCAGCGCCTGCATCCGAGCCGGTTTCACCCCGGACATCCGCATGGAAGCGACCGAACCCTTCACCGCATTGGGGCTGGTGGCGTCGGGGCTGGGGATCGCGATGATTCAGAAAGGCCTGAGCCGCAATGCACCACCGGGTGTGGTGCTACGGGAAGTGCCGTGGATTGCGTTCACCACACCGCTGTGGGCGGCGTGGCACCGGATCAATTTACGGCCGTTGGTGGAGACGTTCAGGAAGGTGTTGACCGAGCCGGATGACCCCGATCTCGTCAGCTAA
- a CDS encoding LysR substrate-binding domain-containing protein, with translation MNRNDLRRVDMNLLVIFETLMFEKNLTRAGEKLFLGQPAVSASLAKLRDLFDDPLLVRNGRVLEPTQRALQILKELQPAMDTISGAVSRAKDFDPATSRDVFRIGLSDDAEFGLFPPLLKQIREEAQNIVVVVRRVNFLLMSSMLASGEISVGISYTTELPANAKRKKLRDLSVKILRGDNRPGTLTLDDYCDRPHALVSFSGDLTGAIDNDLARIGRSRRVVLAVPQFAGLRALLTGTDMLATVPDYAACALIEGSSQLRADDPPFDINLSELSMVWNGVNDNDPAERWLRSRIAQHMSAPLPGH, from the coding sequence ATGAACCGCAACGACCTGCGCCGCGTGGACATGAACCTGTTGGTGATTTTCGAAACCCTGATGTTCGAAAAGAACCTGACCCGGGCCGGGGAAAAGCTGTTCCTCGGCCAGCCTGCCGTCAGCGCTTCACTGGCCAAGTTGCGCGACCTGTTCGATGACCCGCTGCTGGTACGCAACGGTCGTGTGCTGGAGCCGACCCAACGGGCGCTGCAGATACTCAAGGAACTGCAGCCGGCGATGGACACCATTTCCGGCGCGGTCAGCCGGGCGAAGGATTTCGACCCGGCCACCAGCCGCGACGTGTTCCGCATCGGTCTGTCCGACGACGCCGAGTTCGGCCTGTTTCCGCCGCTGCTCAAGCAGATCCGCGAAGAGGCGCAGAACATTGTGGTCGTCGTGCGGCGGGTGAATTTCCTGCTGATGTCGTCGATGCTCGCCAGCGGCGAGATTTCCGTCGGGATCAGCTACACCACGGAACTGCCGGCCAACGCCAAGCGCAAGAAACTGCGCGACCTGAGCGTGAAAATCCTGCGCGGCGACAACCGTCCCGGCACCCTGACGCTGGATGATTACTGTGACCGGCCGCATGCGCTGGTGTCGTTTTCCGGGGACCTGACCGGCGCTATCGACAACGACCTGGCGCGCATTGGCCGCTCACGCCGCGTGGTGCTGGCGGTGCCGCAGTTCGCCGGGTTGCGCGCCCTGCTGACCGGCACCGACATGCTCGCCACGGTGCCGGACTATGCCGCGTGTGCGCTGATCGAAGGCAGCAGCCAGTTGCGTGCCGACGACCCGCCGTTTGACATCAACCTGTCCGAGCTGTCGATGGTGTGGAACGGGGTCAACGATAACGATCCGGCAGAACGTTGGTTGCGCTCGCGAATTGCCCAACACATGTCGGCGCCACTGCCGGGGCATTGA
- a CDS encoding DinB family protein, whose protein sequence is MINVRTARMLADYKRWANQRLFDSLADLPAGEVNKTRVSVFKNMIGTLNHIYVVDCIWQAHLEGRGHGFKTSHDLLHPDLADLRMAQKDIDHWYCNWSDRQTEASLDKPVEFTFVSGESGTMSAGAMLLHVVNHASYHRGWVIQMYFDIPAMPPMTDLPIFLRETDPGFNSVNAPAVAPTCVGQFASATNVLPDRYR, encoded by the coding sequence ATGATCAACGTACGCACAGCCCGCATGCTGGCCGATTACAAACGCTGGGCCAATCAGCGCCTCTTCGATAGCCTGGCGGATTTGCCGGCGGGCGAGGTCAACAAAACGCGGGTCTCGGTGTTCAAGAACATGATCGGTACCCTGAACCACATCTACGTGGTGGACTGCATCTGGCAGGCTCACCTCGAAGGCCGGGGGCACGGCTTCAAGACCTCGCACGATCTGCTGCATCCCGACCTTGCTGACCTGCGCATGGCGCAAAAGGACATCGATCATTGGTACTGCAACTGGAGCGACCGGCAAACAGAGGCATCGCTGGATAAACCTGTCGAGTTCACGTTTGTCTCAGGTGAAAGCGGCACCATGAGCGCCGGCGCGATGCTGCTGCACGTGGTCAATCACGCCAGTTATCACCGTGGCTGGGTGATCCAGATGTACTTCGATATTCCTGCCATGCCGCCGATGACGGACTTGCCGATTTTCCTGCGCGAGACCGATCCGGGCTTCAACTCGGTCAATGCCCCGGCAGTGGCGCCGACATGTGTTGGGCAATTCGCGAGCGCAACCAACGTTCTGCCGGATCGTTATCGTTGA
- a CDS encoding SDR family oxidoreductase — protein sequence MELGISGRWAIVCAASKGLGLACARALAKEGVNLVINARGNDTLQAAAIELRSLAPSIEVRTVVGDISEQAVRKQVLAACPQVDILINNAGGPPPGDFRDWQREDWLKALDANMLTPIELIKACVDGMAERGFGRVVNITSGAVKAPIDVLGLSNGARSGLTGFIAGLARQSRLAGNNVTINNLLPGPFETERLHKTLSAAAEANGASVEQISAQRRKNVPAQRFGLPDEFGAYCAFICSAHAGFLTGQNLLLDGGSYPGTF from the coding sequence ATGGAATTGGGAATATCGGGGCGCTGGGCGATCGTCTGCGCCGCCAGCAAGGGTTTGGGGCTGGCCTGTGCGCGCGCCTTGGCGAAGGAGGGCGTCAACCTGGTGATCAACGCCCGCGGTAACGACACCTTGCAGGCTGCTGCCATTGAATTGCGCAGCCTGGCGCCGAGCATCGAAGTGCGTACGGTGGTCGGGGACATCAGCGAGCAAGCGGTTCGCAAGCAAGTATTGGCGGCTTGTCCGCAAGTGGACATCCTGATCAACAACGCGGGTGGCCCACCGCCGGGTGACTTCCGCGACTGGCAGCGCGAGGACTGGTTGAAGGCGCTGGATGCCAACATGCTCACGCCCATCGAGCTGATCAAGGCTTGTGTGGATGGCATGGCCGAACGCGGTTTCGGACGCGTCGTCAACATCACCTCCGGTGCGGTGAAGGCGCCGATCGATGTGCTCGGTCTGTCCAACGGCGCCCGCAGCGGCCTGACCGGTTTCATCGCCGGGCTCGCGCGTCAGTCGCGGCTGGCGGGGAACAACGTCACGATCAACAATTTGCTGCCCGGCCCGTTCGAGACCGAGCGCCTGCACAAAACCCTGAGTGCTGCCGCCGAGGCCAATGGTGCCAGCGTCGAGCAAATCAGCGCGCAGCGGCGCAAAAACGTGCCGGCCCAGCGCTTTGGCCTGCCCGATGAGTTCGGCGCCTATTGCGCATTTATCTGCAGCGCCCACGCTGGTTTCCTTACAGGGCAAAACCTGTTGCTGGACGGCGGTAGTTACCCCGGCACGTTTTGA
- a CDS encoding DUF2388 domain-containing protein, whose protein sequence is MRRLIIISSLVLCLPFGSAFAKVDAGDVATSAGVSASLYSTFKDHKLMIPARDDASSFVASGGAIRGVYLESVMKQIRQDNPGLNASDEDLARAILVQDGAAAGQ, encoded by the coding sequence ATGCGCCGTCTGATCATCATCTCTTCCCTTGTGTTGTGCTTACCCTTCGGCTCGGCTTTCGCGAAAGTGGATGCGGGCGATGTGGCCACCTCAGCCGGGGTTTCCGCTTCGCTGTACTCGACGTTCAAGGATCACAAACTCATGATCCCCGCCCGGGATGACGCCTCCAGCTTCGTGGCCAGTGGCGGTGCGATTCGTGGCGTGTATCTGGAATCGGTCATGAAGCAGATCCGCCAGGACAATCCTGGACTGAACGCCAGCGACGAAGACCTGGCCAGAGCCATTCTCGTTCAGGACGGCGCCGCTGCCGGACAATGA